A region of Stigmatopora argus isolate UIUO_Sarg chromosome 24, RoL_Sarg_1.0, whole genome shotgun sequence DNA encodes the following proteins:
- the gorab gene encoding RAB6-interacting golgin isoform X2 — MSGWAGFSEDELRSVQKKESAIASVRKLRPPNLSRQQLQREMSLRTAQTFAGFVSHDLQPEKPLNKLSPRGVHDSTAKMDMQHCLGEEKKQENCKAAIVKQNPAIKEPEKQKIELHDKTRLEHLKSEQKIIEESNKRKKALLAKTIAAKSQQTQAEAVKLKRIQIELQALDDQVSNDIGILRGKIEQASWDYTTARCQTLRSAAHRFRVLLTSGPKSAGIASSTPRDPNEDKAVQKEEMRLFRAQKNYKWLSSTNAHRQIIPLYYQKGGTKTEQEWDFPLPCRHRAAGQNSTEEKRKFM; from the exons ATGAGTGGATGGGCTGGGTTTTCAGAAGACGAACTGCGGAGTGTGCAGAAAAAAG AGTCTGCGATAGCAAGCGTGCGCAAACTACGACCGCCCAACCTGAGTCGGCAGCAGTTGCAACGAGAGATGTCGCTAAGAACTGCTCAGACATTTGCTGGATTCGTGTCCCATGATCTTCAACCTGAGAAACCGCTTAATAAACTCTCACCAAGGGGTGTACATGATTCCACTGCCAAGATGGATATGCAGCATTGTCTTggcgaggaaaaaaagcaagaaaactGTAAAGCAGCTATTGTGAAGCAAAATCCTGCAATTAAGGAGCCGGAGAAGCAAAAGATTGAGCT TCATGACAAGACTCGCCTAGAACACCTTAAAAgcgaacaaaaaataatagaagAGAGCAACAAGCGCAAGAAGGCTCTGCTTGCCAAAACTATTGCTgcaaa ATCACAACAAACTCAAGCTGAAGCAGTGAAGCTGAAAAGAATACAAATAGAACTGCAAGCCCTTGATGACCAGGTTTCTAATGATATTGGCATTCTTAGAGGAAAGATTGAGCAAGCCAGTTGGGACTACACAACTGCCAG gtgtcaaactctgcGATcagctgcccaccgattcagggtgttactcacctctggcccgaagtcagctgggattgcctccagcacaccccgtgaccctaatgaggataaagcggttcagaaagaaGAGATGAGACTATTCCGGGCACAGAAGAACTACAAATggctgtcgtccacaaatgcgCACAGACAAATAATTCCTTTATACTATCAGAAGGGCGGTACCAAAACTGAGCAAGAATGGGATTTTCCACTTCCTTGCA GACACCGAGCTGCAGGACAGAATTCCACGGAGGAGAAGAGGAAGTTCATGTAG
- the gorab gene encoding RAB6-interacting golgin isoform X1, whose amino-acid sequence MSGWAGFSEDELRSVQKKESAIASVRKLRPPNLSRQQLQREMSLRTAQTFAGFVSHDLQPEKPLNKLSPRGVHDSTAKMDMQHCLGEEKKQENCKAAIVKQNPAIKEPEKQKIELHDKTRLEHLKSEQKIIEESNKRKKALLAKTIAAKSQQTQAEAVKLKRIQIELQALDDQVSNDIGILRGKIEQASWDYTTARKRYDKAETEYVKAKLDLHKKTDLKEQLTEHLYAIIQQNELHKSIKLEELMQQLQLCVTDKELEMQKVEEHNVGNVELQDVKEHYGVMESHERTVQWMPTENGSQKKFDGITLEQKIRIEKEHEQDCKAEKELPNMK is encoded by the exons ATGAGTGGATGGGCTGGGTTTTCAGAAGACGAACTGCGGAGTGTGCAGAAAAAAG AGTCTGCGATAGCAAGCGTGCGCAAACTACGACCGCCCAACCTGAGTCGGCAGCAGTTGCAACGAGAGATGTCGCTAAGAACTGCTCAGACATTTGCTGGATTCGTGTCCCATGATCTTCAACCTGAGAAACCGCTTAATAAACTCTCACCAAGGGGTGTACATGATTCCACTGCCAAGATGGATATGCAGCATTGTCTTggcgaggaaaaaaagcaagaaaactGTAAAGCAGCTATTGTGAAGCAAAATCCTGCAATTAAGGAGCCGGAGAAGCAAAAGATTGAGCT TCATGACAAGACTCGCCTAGAACACCTTAAAAgcgaacaaaaaataatagaagAGAGCAACAAGCGCAAGAAGGCTCTGCTTGCCAAAACTATTGCTgcaaa ATCACAACAAACTCAAGCTGAAGCAGTGAAGCTGAAAAGAATACAAATAGAACTGCAAGCCCTTGATGACCAGGTTTCTAATGATATTGGCATTCTTAGAGGAAAGATTGAGCAAGCCAGTTGGGACTACACAACTGCCAG aaAGCGGTACGACAAAGCAGAGACTGAGTATGTCAAGGCAAAGTTAGACTTACACAAGAAAACAGACTTAAAGGAGCAACTGACAGAGCACCTTTATGCTATTATACAGCAAAATGAGCTACACAAATCCATCAAGCTTGAAGAACTGATGCAACAATTGCAGCTTTGTGTCACTGACAAGGAACTAGAAATGCAGAAAGTTGAAGAACACAATGTGGGAAACGTAGAATTGCAAGATGTGAAAGAACATTATGGTGTAATGGAGAGTCATGAGCGAACAGTTCAATGGATGCCCACAGAAAATGGAAGTCAGAAGAAGTTCGATGGAATCACGCTCGAACAAAAAATCAGGATTGAAAAAGAACATGAGCAAGATTGTAAAGCAGAAAAAGAGTTACCAAATATGAAATGA
- the gorab gene encoding RAB6-interacting golgin isoform X3, protein MSGWAGFSEDELRSVQKKESAIASVRKLRPPNLSRQQLQREMSLRTAQTFAGFVSHDLQPEKPLNKLSPRGVHDSTAKMDMQHCLGEEKKQENCKAAIVKQNPAIKEPEKQKIELHDKTRLEHLKSEQKIIEESNKRKKALLAKTIAAKSQQTQAEAVKLKRIQIELQALDDQVSNDIGILRGKIEQASWDYTTARCQTLRSAAHRFRVLLTSGPKSAGIASSTPRDPNEDKAVQKEEMRLFRAQKNYKWLSSTNAHRQIIPLYYQKGGTKTEQEWDFPLPCKSGTTKQRLSMSRQS, encoded by the exons ATGAGTGGATGGGCTGGGTTTTCAGAAGACGAACTGCGGAGTGTGCAGAAAAAAG AGTCTGCGATAGCAAGCGTGCGCAAACTACGACCGCCCAACCTGAGTCGGCAGCAGTTGCAACGAGAGATGTCGCTAAGAACTGCTCAGACATTTGCTGGATTCGTGTCCCATGATCTTCAACCTGAGAAACCGCTTAATAAACTCTCACCAAGGGGTGTACATGATTCCACTGCCAAGATGGATATGCAGCATTGTCTTggcgaggaaaaaaagcaagaaaactGTAAAGCAGCTATTGTGAAGCAAAATCCTGCAATTAAGGAGCCGGAGAAGCAAAAGATTGAGCT TCATGACAAGACTCGCCTAGAACACCTTAAAAgcgaacaaaaaataatagaagAGAGCAACAAGCGCAAGAAGGCTCTGCTTGCCAAAACTATTGCTgcaaa ATCACAACAAACTCAAGCTGAAGCAGTGAAGCTGAAAAGAATACAAATAGAACTGCAAGCCCTTGATGACCAGGTTTCTAATGATATTGGCATTCTTAGAGGAAAGATTGAGCAAGCCAGTTGGGACTACACAACTGCCAG gtgtcaaactctgcGATcagctgcccaccgattcagggtgttactcacctctggcccgaagtcagctgggattgcctccagcacaccccgtgaccctaatgaggataaagcggttcagaaagaaGAGATGAGACTATTCCGGGCACAGAAGAACTACAAATggctgtcgtccacaaatgcgCACAGACAAATAATTCCTTTATACTATCAGAAGGGCGGTACCAAAACTGAGCAAGAATGGGATTTTCCACTTCCTTGCA aaAGCGGTACGACAAAGCAGAGACTGAGTATGTCAAGGCAAAGTTAG